The Geobacillus stearothermophilus ATCC 12980 genome contains a region encoding:
- a CDS encoding BrxA/BrxB family bacilliredoxin, producing MSMAYEEYMRQLVQPMRDELVRAGFRELRTSEEVEQFMEQVEGTTFVFVNSVCGCAAGLARPAATQAVLRSEKKPDHLVTVFAGQDKEATAKMREYFVGYAPSSPSMALLKGKEVVHFIPREDIEFHSMEDVMENILAAFDKYCN from the coding sequence CAGCTCGTGCAGCCGATGCGCGATGAGCTCGTCCGCGCCGGTTTCCGCGAATTGCGCACGAGTGAGGAAGTCGAGCAGTTTATGGAACAAGTGGAAGGAACGACGTTTGTCTTTGTCAACTCAGTGTGCGGCTGCGCCGCCGGACTGGCGCGCCCGGCCGCGACGCAGGCGGTGCTTAGGAGCGAGAAAAAGCCGGATCATCTTGTGACGGTATTCGCCGGCCAAGACAAAGAGGCGACGGCGAAAATGCGCGAGTACTTTGTCGGCTATGCGCCGTCCTCGCCGTCGATGGCGCTCTTAAAAGGAAAGGAAGTTGTTCATTTTATCCCGCGCGAAGACATCGAGTTTCACTCGATGGAGGACGTGATGGAAAACATTTTGGCTGCGTTTGACAAATAT